Sequence from the Zeugodacus cucurbitae isolate PBARC_wt_2022May chromosome 2, idZeuCucr1.2, whole genome shotgun sequence genome:
TTACTTGACACTGCAACAATGAAATCACCTTAGTGCATTTTTCGTATATACAAAGAGGAACTCATTGCACAATATTGAAACATGTAAAAGAGCACACTTAAAACATTTTCATGATATATACACTTTATACACCTATAAAAGGTGGACTTGCATTTCATATGACAATTTcacacaatatatgtatattcccaCTGCGATTTTGCACACACATACTTTTTACTTTCACATTTTCCTCTAACGCACATATATTGAACACGCacgtttgtttacatgcatGCCATTTTATTTCTACTCTTTATTAATTacactttttctttttaaaagttgctaagattttattaattgcacataaatattatttaattaaggaAATTTGCATTAATGATGCGGAACAAACTGCGACACAAAATAAAATGGTTTCCTGTTCCGTTAGTTTTACAGCTGCCATAGGGTAACTTAGATTTATAGAAAATCGGCAAGCACAGGGTGATTAGCAGTCGATATACATGTAATCGAAAAAAGGTTTAATCGAATAGCttgcaaaaagaaataaatatctcTAATGGAGTTCTTTATTTAGTTATAGAatattataatttgatttatattgtGGTATTATTGTCCGATTGACTACATTGTACgcatttttcgtaattttattttctttatcgaCTTAAGTTCGTGCACATctctaattgtaatttttgacaATTGGCTGCACAGCTGACAGCAGccaatgaaaattaaagaagaatttTTATCTTTAATTAAAACAGTCGAGATATTGTTTACGCAGAAATTTCACCgcttattaaacaaaattaatgataatataaaataaaataacgcaGTGTTTAACATTATACACTACAAGTGTTACaaagttaatatataaaatcaattattagCAGTTCAATCTGTACAAATTAACGCCGGCACACAAAAATTTGAGTCAttccaaaaaagaaaatttgaagtgcgtaaaaacaaaaattgcataattataattaaatttcattatattattaatttgattttacagTGTGGTTGGAGACAAAGAAAAATGGTTTAGTTTAAAAACGGAGTTAGTGTACAAATCGGAAGCGATCTTCTGTCCAGTGTCCAGTTCAGTGGCACAACTAGGAAACAATCGACTTATAGGTATGTATGCAaacgtattgttgttgcttcctTATAAAATGTTATTGATAATAAACAACCActtgataaaaatatgttttaagtgtAATAATTGTAGGAAAACGAATAAACTAATGTGcataaaaacattttacaacaaaatcttattttttgctttccatGGAAGTTTCACAAAAATACTAACAattgattgtttgtttgctgcTTCTATTATAATTGTATGCACGCGTCTGTCTCAAAATCAGTGGTTTTTAGAATAAAATCAGACTTGCTAATGACAaatgtaaattgaaaatttcaagaaagAAAAAACTGTAAGGCTGTATGTATGCTGTATTATCGTTTAAttataactaaataataaatggTGTGCAGTAAAAAGGTTTAGATAACTTAACTGGTtacaaatcataaaatattatgGCACAACGCCCACATAAACCCTATCAGTTtcccaaattaaattattaatgtgaaataattatgtatattgtcATTTGGGCTTTGTCGCTTTTCTAATGATTCAGTTGCCTCTAATCACAATTAACAATATAGTTTTTTCTTATCTATTTGACGGCTGTCAAAGCGCTCAGCGacaaaatagcaaatatatgtatgtgcgtgtatataataatatctcTATaccatacaaattatatatgtaattatttatttttgattttttacgcATTCTGAAGTTTTTGAAGCACATACACCattctaattttcatatatgtattcttTCAAcagtaaaatacaacaacagcaacaaaaaacaagatGCTCTACTGTCCGCCGAATGTCACATTTTCTCAAGTATGGATAAACAATGGTATATCGCATTGTTTTATGGATACGATCGGAAATGCGGTGGCGAGTGGTTTTTTGTTGCTCATGGGCACAATACAACTACTAATGTATCGTAAATACGCCACACGCAACGATCCAACGCATATCACCAAATCACGCTTATACGCATTACAGCTTTTCCTATTATTCTTTTTTCCTATATTGGCATTAGTAAGATTTTTCTTAAATGCACGCGTCTACAATGATCATGCAGTTTATGGGTATATGGTGAGTTATGTGTGTacttaatacaattttatagcactttaaaattgaatttctttatattttagatACTCTCAACTGTGCTTATTTGCATATCATATCCTTTCTCAGTTTGCGTTATATTAAAAGAACGCTTCTATCAGCTGCCATCACTACCGACGCGAGGTCATGGTctaattttattgctgttttggACTTTGGGTTTTATCAACGAATCTTTGGCGTTCATCAATTTGCGACATGAAGATTGGTGGTTCTCACTTAAAACGTTAGTAGTTGAAAGAATTCAtagaatacaaatttatgtGTACTAGACAAAACTAAGTAGGAATAGCATGCCTCTTTCAgtacattattttgttaaaattatgcTAATACATTTATGACTTATCATTTACTTAATTGCTTTTTCATTAATCTACTCTTTCTTTTTACAGCAATAAAGATCAAGTGGAAATGGCTTTATTCGTTACACGCTTTATAACCTCACTATTGATTTTCATATTGGGACTTAAAGCGCCTGGTATTATGCAGCCTTATGTACAACTCGATGAACCAGCCAATGAGAGCAACAATAATACACAGCAAGGTTCGGCTTTTCGTAATGCTTTTAAAAAATTGGGTAGACTCTTTCCCTATATGTGGCCCAAAAAAGACGTGGTGTTACAATtgactgttgttgtttgtgtaatatTACTAATTGCTGGACGCgttattaaactatttttgccaATCTATCGCAAAAAGTTGGGtaagttatatacataaaacctgagacatttcttttaaattaataaatgtctTTGATTGCAGTGGATAGCCTCACCATACCGCCTTTACTCTTCCGCTGGGATTTCGTACTTATCTATGTAGCATTAAGCTTTGTACAAGGCGGTGGCACAGGCACTATGGGCCTTTTCAATAATTTACGTTCTTTCTTGTGGATACGCGTACAACAGTATACAACGCGGGAAATCGAAGTTGATTTGTTCAGCCATTTGCATCAACTCTCGCTGCGTTGGCATTTGCAACGTAAAACTGGCGAAGTTTTGCGTATCATGGATCGTGGCACAGACtccattaataatttattaaattacattatATTTTCGATTACGCCTACTATTGTCGATTTGCTTGTAGCTGTGGTATTTTTCATATACGCATTCAATTGGTGGTTTGGTCTCATTGTGTTTCTCAcaatgtttttgtatatttgtaagtattttgaaaatcaaagaaagcaaagaaataatgaatataacaaaaacaaaattaatttaattatttgcagtGGCCACAATTTTGGTTACCGAATGGCGCACTAAATACCAGCGTCGCATGAACTTAGCCGATAATGAACAGCGCGCACGCAGCGTTGACTCGTTGCTAAATTTTGAAACTGTAAAATACTATGGCGCTGAGCAGTATGAGGTTGAAGAATATCGGCAGGCCATTTTGAAATATCAGGTAAATGCATattctgaaaatttaattttacagttcattaatatacatttatttcacGAAAACAGAAAGAAGAATTCCTCTCCATGTTGACACTGAACCTGCTCAACACTTCACAAAATATTATACTCTGTCTCGGCTTACTCTCCGGCTCAATGCTGTGTGTCTATTTAGTTGCAAATCATCAGACGCTCACAGTCGGTGACTTCGTACTCTTCTTCACCTACCTCATGGACCTGTATATGCCGCTCAATTGGTTTGGCACCTACTATCGCGCCATACAaaagaatttcgttgatatggAGAATATGTTCGATCTGTTGAAGGAGGATCAGGAAGTTGTCGATGCTCCCGGTGCTGCACCACTTGTCACAGCCGGCGCTGGCATTGAATTCTCAAATGTCACTTTCGGCTACTCACCCGAGAAGATTGTGCTGCGCAATGTGAACTTCAGTGTGCCACCGGGTAAAACTGTCGCCATTGTTGGACCATCTGGCGCGGGTAAAAGCACAATTGTACGCTTGCTATTCCGTTTCTATGATGTACAATCTGGTGCAGTGCTTATCGATGGACAGAATATAAAATTAGTGCAACAGCAGAGTTTGAGAAAGGCAATTGGTGagttaagtacaaaaaattttgataattccTTCATATCTaattaaatatatcaatatgtTTCCGCACAGGTGTGGTACCGCAGGACACCGTACTCTTCAACAACACCATTTATTATAACATTGAATATGGCAAGATTGGCGCACGCGCCGATGAAGTGTACGAGGCTGCGCGCATGGCCGATATACACGAACGTATATTGGGCTTCCCCGATCGCTATGAAACGAAAGTGGGTGAGCGTGGCTTACGTCTGAGCGGTGGCGAGAAACAACGTGTTGCCATAGCGCGTACTCTACTCAAAGCGCCAGTGTTGGTGTTGCTCGATGAGGCCACATCGGCGCTGGACACCAATACCGAACGTAATATACAAGCAGCTTTATCGCGGGTCTGCGCCAATCGTACGACAATTGTAATTGCACATCGTCTCTCCACAATCATAAACGCCGATGAGATACTCGTGCTAAAGGATGGCTCCATTGCGGAACGTGGACGGCACGAGGAACTTTTGCAACGTAAGGATGGTGTATACGCTGAGATGTGGATGCAACAGCTCAAGAACTTGGAGAGTGATAAAGAGGGTGAATTGAATGACAATGCGAAAGCCAAACCTGCAACAAATAGCGACGGTAGTGGCATTGGTGCCGTGCTACGCGCCGGTCATGCGCATGGTGGTGCGCACTAAAGTCATTGTAGTGCATACTAAATTGCAAGTGCTTATGAACGGTTATAGACTtgcttgtgtttattttttcaattctttttttttttcaaaatatgcatgtTTTGTATGTAATGTACTGACGTAGCATACACGTGACGGCctgtttacatatgtaaaattgTTATGAATGGTGTATTGGAATGTAATTAAACTGTAAGCGCGTAGTGCAGTTCGTGGTTTGTACAATGAAAACTTTTTAGAGATATGTAGCAAGACGCTACTTAATatttagtaataaaatatatttaaaattaaattcgtaTTTTCCTGTGGTAATTTAACGCTTTTAAAGTAAAATGGCTTAAGGAATATAAATCATggcaattcattttaattttacagcTTAATACGCTGATTTTTTATTACATCCCCACGATAGATATTggggttaaaaatatatagtaaattaaaatttgattcaCGTAAAGTGTGATGAAGTGAGGTACCATCTGATAAATGGAATTGCGAATTAGAGGTGAGTTTATGTGGAATGTTTGAAGGGAAGTGATCTCCGCTAGGTCGAGTTATTATATGGTGAATTAAGGTTAGTTGAGCTAGAATGAGGTGAATCGAAGTATGGTATGTTTTGATCTTAAATAACGTAGGCAACGTAACAGCACGTAGAATTATTTAACatacaattgaacttccctaactcgaatcatcataatccactAAGAAACTTCGTGTTAGAGACTTCTGAGTTACGGaaagtaattttaatgaaatttgactttaattgccaattcaagaattcgagttatggagaacttcgaattatagaagttcgacttaaggaagttcaactgtattatctTCAGCTTCACCTCCGGCTCTTTTGCTTTCCatgatacaaaaaatttatgacCACtgatatacgtatgtacattcAGCAacattgcataatttttttcgGAATTACCAGTCTTAATTGTATTTTGAAAAGCAAATACCTTAAACTTAGTCTCACGGGACTTCGACAATTCTCAACCCTATAGGCAGTATATGGAAGTTAATAACAGAAAATATGCGATCAAGTTTTTCTCCATTTGGGAagtctaaattaattaaaatcgaaGGAAGCCTGTTTTTGTGGGCTATTGGTTCTTTGCTGTTGAAGAGCGAGCGAAGTTCTAAGATCATTATTTCACTCAAATCATCTCCGACAAGTGGGATCTTGTAATATTATTAAGTTTATCCCCTATAAACTAGTCAGATGAGACCAAGTAGTCTCTACTCTCTGATTCTTGCATTACAGCATAAGTACTATGACATCTTTCTTCTTCGAAAAATTTTTCGTTTACTGGGTTATTGTGTGTACACAACCCTACAATTAGGCTCATTGTGACTATAACTGAGGTCAATGGCGTTGCAtaaaaaatgagcaaaaaataTGAATCAGCAATCAAGGAGTACAATTAGATGAAGTTGTCCGATGTAAACGAGTAGCTAAAGATAAATAAGAGCGAGAGTTAATACGTTGTACGTATTAtcaacaatttacaaaaaaaaatcaaaccaaCATTTGCAATGTAAACCCTATGAGAAAATGTATAAACtagtatatatgtgcatataatgTGTCAATAATAGATCCTTCTTCTGAAACTTCTGAAAATTTGATACTTAAAAATTAGTAGACGGCAATatctttgatattttgaataatgaGTCACTATTTCGTTGAATAGAGTTAGTATTTTTGTACTCAAGGACAATCTGACATTTTTTGTTgagtttctaaatttattcaaaaactaGGAGAATGCATATTGGTTATTACCACTTAAGATTCCTTTTTTCTAGCTCCTCACGGCCATTAGTGGGCTCAGCTTTAAGAAAGGTGGACATACTTTTTTGTCGAACTGTTTCTGTAATCGTTCGGATAAGTTTCTGTAATCGTTATCAAAAGTTCGTCAGTAATATTTATCAAAGTTTCGATCTTTCAAACATCAAATGCACAGACTCTCAACAATGATTTTTCTAACGATATTATTATGAAAATCAAGGGACTTGTATGTATCTATacttctatactactattataaagagtaatgatttgtatgtatgtatgtttgtaatgaataaactcaaaaactactgtgtcgatttcaaaaatgctttcaccattggaaagctacattcatcccgagtaacataggctatatttattgctagaatctcaactttctggaaatagttcctcTTAGTTCAAAACGACtcagtgatggagaatcttaatctgtaACTGAAAATgatcttgcaagtcattctcttcgcatcgcaatcgcgtgccagagcgTAGAGTAACGagcgctatatttattgctagaatctcaactttctggaagtAGTTCCTCTCAGTTCAAAAAGACtcagtgatggagaatcttaatctgtaACTGAAATTcttttcgcatcgcaatcgcgtgccagagagtagAGTAACGagcgctatatttattgctagaatctcaactttctggaactAGTTCCTCTCAGTTCAAAAAGACTCAGTGATGGAGAATCTGAATCTGTAACTGAAAAtggtcttgcaagtcattctcttcgcatcgcaatcgcgtgccagagagtagagtaacgagcgctcgcagctgcttgctgaacaaaatttcaaaaactcccaAGCACGCGCTTGAGTGTCGAgtatggagcgtgtgcagcggcttgaagaacaaaatattagaaatatacaagctcgcactagggcgttcCCAACGAATTCATAATAAGAGAAAAAGACAACAGACATCAAAGATCTAGTCGATCTGGTCGTAATCAATAgcttattgcaaataaaatataatttcatgttcgaattttcctcattttacttttttaaaatgaatccACTCAAGAAatgggaaagtacatacatacatacatatgtatggtagagtatgtaaaaacttataacttttcaaaatgtTTGTCTAATGCCGTGCGatgccggagcggtctgctagtattatatAAACTAGATTTTATGTGAAACCTTTTCAATAATTCTcccaaaagctttaaaatactaCTCAGCCTCATGCAGAACATGAGTGTTTCGGCGTGAAAGATGTCATGAGAATCTTGAGATTGTAGAACATTTCTCTCATGCAAATTTTctctgtatgtatattaatgatGATGCAATCGAGTAACTGAAATTGTACTGATAATCGTTATGTCAGCAGTAAAGAGTTTGGTCTCGATGGTtaagtttttaacatattttatagaTCTTGTTAGCCCACATAGATCTCATTTTTTACAAGAATAACGCCGAATAATGAAGGCAAAAGTATTGCTTATCAACGAAATGCAAGCAAAGGTCAGCGAGTAGCCAACGTATTCACCAGTCTTGGTTTACTTTGACTTATTTTTGTTCCCgaaacacaaatatttcaagCGGAGATCTCAACTTGAGTCAACAAAGAACATAAAAAGAAGTTAGAAGGAAAAACTAACggttctttaataaaaatttgtgtacacaaaaaatacgaaaatcttattttctacataaatatttaggcTTACCCAggatttttcctacagggttgtAAAGGGATGTCAATGGAGTTGTGTGTAATGTTTAACTACAcataaacatttacatatagatTTACTAAAGCATGATTACTACACAAAACACGGCTCAtaactgtatgtacataagtcaaaacacacagacacacacacgtacGCATGCACATTTTTGCATATCATTCATTCATAAATGTCACATCTCCTTATAtcgcttatgtatgtatgtatgtatgtatgcatataggcACTCAAATCTTACCGCCAACACAGGCCACACATATGATACTCACAAATACTATTTACAAATACCTACCAACAAGTGAATAAACaacgatatatatgtacatatgtatgtttttatatatttttaggttGTGTTTAAACAcgcatatgtgtgtgcatgagTTTGTGTGCTCTTTTCTCATGCAGTCTTATCTACgaaagtgaaaaacaaaataatgccGAGTATCAAGACGAGCACCCTTACTTTCTAGCTTGCGTTCAAGCAACGCTTTAGTACGGGTTTTGAACGCGTCGCGTATGAACACTACTCAGCTGAAGTGTTAAAGCACACTTTTCGAAGCAACAGGACATCGTGTCAATTTTCGAAGACATTTCGTTGTGTTTCCGGTTGCTCTAAGTGGGCAtgcgaatgtgtgtgtgcatacgctatttagtaaataaatacatatacatatatattttatatatatgttattgtTAAACGGTTATGAGTGAATAGTTCGAAATCGTACAGATTTACTGTTATACGTTATTATAACTGTTTTTGACTGAAAAGTTGCTTTTGaatttgtgtgtatataatttGTGCATTACAACAGGCATATTTAAACACAAAATCAACGTTatcagtttcaaaaaaataataataataaaaaaccagtacatatacatatacatacatacatgcatatgtatagagatatttttgtttttatgtacaaaaattaaatgaaacactTTTGTGTTCCAAAATATGTGAACCACCAGTGAATTGCGCGCAGAGTAAACGTAATCAACAACAGAAACGTAATCATACACCAAAAACAAGAAAAGCCAACGTGCCGAAGTGCAACAAAGTTCAGTTAAAGGATCGtggaaataaattagaaaactcaagtttttagaatatttttttttaacaattattgaTAACGGGATGAGGCGCAAGAGCTGCCTAATCTTTTTGTGTACGTAGCAAgttcaatttacatacatacttgtacaaAAATctcaatacatatttataaatatgtatatattctgtatgatttcatttgcattgagatttaatcttatttttcaatattttttaaactgctAATTGCAGCGAtgacgtaattttttttattatacattccTATCTATATATTTGTTGCTACTACATATGTAGTATACTAGGTTATTTagtaaaagtgatttttttttttttcaagtataaaaatattttataaaattgttttttatatcaatttttttaaatttttaagatatttttatgcCGGCAGATAACTTGGAAATTGCTATTTATTAGACGAACTGAtgtataaattgtttaattaaattttataaattctaaataatttataattatcgaataaatttcataaataatttattgaagagtgaaaaaagttttaacaaattgtttacatttttttttttttaattttttcaatttaactcaatttataaattaaactcatttattattacattaaataagtaaaaaaaaagtagtttaatCATATTACAAAATGCCCAAAACAACATACCCAAACTACATTTTGTATAATCTTTTGTACTTCACCACTATCTTCGCCAGTTTGTTTGCTGTCCGCACTCAGTGCGAGTGTGAGCGCATTTCATATTATCGCTTTGAACCGccaatatgagtatgagtatgtcgGTACGGTGGCAGTGGGTGCCAAGGCACCACAAGAAGATGAACATCCGGCACCGCCGACTTCCGGTTGGATTGTGCGCGGCAAGTTGACCCTACAACGGCAGACAGCTAATGTTTTGGCCGCAGCGGTAAGTAAATAGTAGTAAATCATTAGATATGTTTCTAAAACATGCATTGTTACatagaaatttatttgttaCACTTTAAATTCCATCAGCTATAAAAATTGTGAC
This genomic interval carries:
- the LOC105218240 gene encoding ATP-binding cassette sub-family B member 6, with protein sequence MLYCPPNVTFSQVWINNGISHCFMDTIGNAVASGFLLLMGTIQLLMYRKYATRNDPTHITKSRLYALQLFLLFFFPILALVRFFLNARVYNDHAVYGYMILSTVLICISYPFSVCVILKERFYQLPSLPTRGHGLILLLFWTLGFINESLAFINLRHEDWWFSLKTNKDQVEMALFVTRFITSLLIFILGLKAPGIMQPYVQLDEPANESNNNTQQGSAFRNAFKKLGRLFPYMWPKKDVVLQLTVVVCVILLIAGRVIKLFLPIYRKKLVDSLTIPPLLFRWDFVLIYVALSFVQGGGTGTMGLFNNLRSFLWIRVQQYTTREIEVDLFSHLHQLSLRWHLQRKTGEVLRIMDRGTDSINNLLNYIIFSITPTIVDLLVAVVFFIYAFNWWFGLIVFLTMFLYILATILVTEWRTKYQRRMNLADNEQRARSVDSLLNFETVKYYGAEQYEVEEYRQAILKYQKEEFLSMLTLNLLNTSQNIILCLGLLSGSMLCVYLVANHQTLTVGDFVLFFTYLMDLYMPLNWFGTYYRAIQKNFVDMENMFDLLKEDQEVVDAPGAAPLVTAGAGIEFSNVTFGYSPEKIVLRNVNFSVPPGKTVAIVGPSGAGKSTIVRLLFRFYDVQSGAVLIDGQNIKLVQQQSLRKAIGVVPQDTVLFNNTIYYNIEYGKIGARADEVYEAARMADIHERILGFPDRYETKVGERGLRLSGGEKQRVAIARTLLKAPVLVLLDEATSALDTNTERNIQAALSRVCANRTTIVIAHRLSTIINADEILVLKDGSIAERGRHEELLQRKDGVYAEMWMQQLKNLESDKEGELNDNAKAKPATNSDGSGIGAVLRAGHAHGGAH